In Chitinivibrionales bacterium, a single window of DNA contains:
- the rlmN gene encoding 23S rRNA (adenine(2503)-C(2))-methyltransferase RlmN, translating into MTSSSNKPNLKNLPLPALAKAITDLGEPAFRAKQVYKWLYQKRVSSFDEMANVSRETRKKLAEHFTVEKLFVAAVLESAEKDAVKFGFKVADSEYLIESVLLIDGARRTACLSSQLGCGLGCLFCETGAIGLIRNLTQAEILGQLIAINDYQAGRKDKPVTNIVFMGMGEALSNYENFLSSLEIINDENAFCIGARRITVSTAGVVPSVRRLMEQDIPIGLAISLNACNNAVRDKIMPVNKKYPIESLVEIAGEYFEKTGRPVTFEYVLMEGETDGDEAVAALSSLLGKIVCKVNVISLNPSRYGEAKGPSFKKTEEFVQKLFDKGLNATLRRSRGQDIMGACGQLAGSMKKSWKENYLI; encoded by the coding sequence ATGACCTCATCATCCAACAAGCCCAATCTCAAAAACCTTCCCCTCCCCGCGCTTGCTAAAGCCATCACCGACCTCGGCGAACCCGCGTTCCGCGCAAAACAGGTGTACAAATGGCTGTACCAGAAGCGCGTTTCCAGCTTTGACGAAATGGCAAACGTCTCAAGGGAAACCCGCAAAAAACTGGCCGAGCATTTTACGGTTGAAAAGCTTTTCGTCGCGGCGGTGCTGGAATCGGCGGAGAAAGATGCGGTGAAGTTCGGGTTCAAGGTTGCTGATTCGGAATATCTCATTGAAAGCGTGCTTTTGATTGACGGAGCGCGCCGCACCGCGTGCCTTTCGAGCCAGCTCGGCTGCGGCCTGGGCTGCCTGTTCTGCGAGACCGGCGCAATAGGCCTTATCCGCAACTTGACGCAGGCGGAAATCCTCGGCCAGCTCATCGCTATCAACGATTACCAAGCCGGCCGCAAAGACAAGCCCGTCACCAACATCGTGTTCATGGGCATGGGCGAGGCGCTATCGAATTATGAGAATTTTTTATCGTCGCTCGAGATCATCAACGACGAGAATGCGTTCTGCATTGGCGCGCGGCGCATCACGGTTTCCACCGCGGGCGTGGTGCCGTCTGTACGGCGGCTGATGGAACAGGACATCCCGATAGGACTGGCGATTTCGCTCAACGCATGTAATAACGCTGTACGTGATAAGATAATGCCGGTGAATAAGAAATACCCGATTGAATCGCTTGTAGAGATTGCGGGGGAATATTTTGAGAAAACCGGACGGCCGGTCACGTTTGAGTATGTGTTGATGGAAGGAGAAACTGATGGCGATGAAGCGGTCGCGGCGCTGTCGTCGCTGCTCGGCAAGATTGTCTGCAAAGTAAACGTGATATCGCTGAACCCGAGCAGGTACGGCGAAGCTAAGGGGCCGTCGTTTAAAAAGACCGAGGAATTTGTGCAGAAACTTTTCGACAAGGGATTGAACGCGACGCTGAGGAGGAGCAGGGGGCAGGACATCATGGGGGCGTGCGGGCAATTGGCGGGGAGTATGAAGAAAAGTTGGAAAGAAAATTATTTGATCTGA